A DNA window from Verrucomicrobiia bacterium contains the following coding sequences:
- a CDS encoding response regulator, with the protein MSADKPSRNRRILVVDDNHPIHADFHKVLCPDRGADSGFDALEEAMFGKSNGPLNGVRFEISSAFQGQEGLAMVEAAVAKGQLFAMAFVDVRMPPGWDGIETVARIWKVDPDLQIVICTAYSDYSWEEIIEKIGQSDRMVLLKKPFDNAEVMQLAHALTEKWQLLQDSKQKFEDLETLVAERTGALQAANMLLASEIHEHKLAINRIREQSFLLDLASDAIFVHDLSGKINFWNKGAERLYRWTSAEAVAGDVPKIFVREFPGDDSARQTLMRTGEWNGELLRTTKLNEPVTVTSRWTLLRDAEGAPKSILTIDTDITEKKRLETQYLRTQRMEAIGTLASGMAHDLNNILAPVLIATEVLRWPLPPREFEDTVARIESSVKRGADIIKQVLTFGRGIGGERVLLGTGQIIEEMAKMIHETFPRNIEISFEAPDELWNIQGDRTQIHQVLLNLCVNARDAMAKGGNLSLRAANVTLNGATIDVSADLKPGPYILLQVSDTGAGIPAGIMERIFDPFFTTKGHGKGTGLGLCTASGIVKAHGGAISVSSKVNHGTVFSVYLPAAPGTQSVHWSISATETVVPLGHGETILIVDDEAEIVHGGQKILERYNYQTLTARDGAEGLAVFAHHRKTIKAIVTDVMMPHTDGLAMIRAVRKIDQRLPIIASSGLGTNVWGSDQSSEWASLNIQRFLMKPYTAEHLLVALNELLNGLTVTVEDAPAR; encoded by the coding sequence GTGAGTGCCGACAAGCCCAGCCGCAATCGCCGCATTTTAGTAGTTGACGATAACCACCCCATCCACGCGGATTTTCACAAGGTGCTTTGCCCTGATCGTGGCGCAGACAGCGGGTTCGACGCGCTCGAAGAAGCCATGTTCGGCAAGTCCAATGGCCCGCTCAATGGCGTGCGGTTCGAGATCAGTTCCGCGTTTCAAGGCCAGGAAGGTTTGGCGATGGTCGAAGCCGCCGTGGCGAAAGGCCAGCTGTTCGCGATGGCGTTCGTGGATGTCCGCATGCCGCCCGGCTGGGACGGCATCGAGACGGTCGCGCGCATCTGGAAAGTGGACCCTGATTTGCAGATCGTGATCTGCACGGCTTACTCGGATTATTCGTGGGAGGAGATAATCGAAAAGATCGGCCAATCCGACCGCATGGTCCTGCTTAAAAAACCTTTCGACAACGCTGAAGTCATGCAACTCGCCCACGCGCTCACGGAAAAGTGGCAGTTGCTTCAGGACTCAAAACAAAAATTCGAGGACCTCGAAACGCTCGTCGCCGAACGCACCGGCGCGTTGCAGGCCGCGAACATGCTCCTCGCCAGTGAAATCCACGAGCACAAACTCGCGATCAATCGCATCCGCGAGCAAAGTTTTCTGCTCGACCTCGCTTCCGACGCAATTTTTGTTCACGATCTCTCCGGCAAAATTAATTTCTGGAACAAAGGCGCCGAACGGTTGTATCGCTGGACTTCCGCGGAAGCCGTCGCGGGCGATGTGCCGAAAATTTTTGTCCGCGAATTTCCCGGTGACGACAGCGCGCGGCAAACTCTCATGCGCACCGGCGAGTGGAACGGCGAACTGCTGCGCACCACCAAGCTTAACGAACCCGTCACCGTGACCAGCCGCTGGACCTTGTTGCGCGACGCCGAGGGCGCGCCCAAATCCATCCTCACGATTGACACCGACATCACCGAAAAGAAACGCCTTGAAACCCAATACTTGCGCACGCAGCGCATGGAAGCGATCGGCACGCTCGCCAGCGGCATGGCGCACGATCTCAATAATATTCTCGCGCCGGTCTTGATCGCCACGGAAGTCCTGCGCTGGCCGTTGCCGCCGCGCGAATTTGAAGACACCGTCGCGCGCATCGAATCCAGTGTGAAACGTGGCGCGGACATCATCAAGCAGGTGCTGACCTTTGGCCGCGGCATCGGCGGCGAGCGCGTGTTGCTCGGCACCGGTCAGATCATCGAGGAGATGGCCAAAATGATCCACGAAACTTTTCCTCGCAATATCGAGATCTCCTTCGAAGCGCCCGATGAACTTTGGAACATCCAGGGCGACCGCACTCAAATCCATCAGGTGCTGCTCAACCTGTGCGTGAACGCCCGCGATGCGATGGCGAAAGGCGGCAACCTCAGCCTGCGCGCGGCCAATGTCACGCTCAACGGCGCGACGATCGATGTCAGCGCGGACTTAAAACCGGGGCCGTACATTTTGCTGCAAGTTTCCGACACCGGCGCGGGCATTCCGGCGGGCATCATGGAACGCATTTTCGATCCGTTCTTCACGACCAAAGGCCACGGCAAAGGCACCGGACTCGGCCTTTGCACCGCCAGCGGAATCGTAAAAGCGCACGGCGGCGCGATCAGCGTGTCGAGCAAAGTGAATCACGGCACGGTGTTCAGCGTGTATCTGCCGGCCGCGCCGGGAACGCAGTCGGTCCATTGGTCCATCAGCGCGACGGAAACCGTCGTGCCGCTCGGCCACGGCGAAACGATTTTGATCGTGGATGACGAGGCGGAAATCGTCCACGGCGGCCAGAAAATTTTAGAGCGTTACAATTATCAAACCCTCACCGCCCGCGACGGCGCGGAAGGCCTGGCGGTTTTCGCGCACCATCGCAAAACCATCAAGGCCATCGTCACCGATGTGATGATGCCGCACACGGACGGACTCGCGATGATTCGGGCGGTGCGCAAGATTGATCAGCGGCTGCCGATCATTGCTTCCAGCGGCTTGGGAACGAACGTGTGGGGCAGCGACCAATCATCCGAGTGGGCATCGCTGAACATCCAGCGCTTCTTGATGAAGCCTTACACCGCGGAACATCTGCTGGTCGCCTTGAACGAACTGCTAAACGGCCTCACCGTCACTGTCGAAGACGCGCCCGCCCGCTGA
- a CDS encoding PAS domain-containing sensor histidine kinase → MHDVKPHPNGTIVGTHPEPIPQSGFVASSDATRRPSEPQPAFATSAIFENAPHWFYTLDASGNFLDLNPSALKSLGYSRDEARSLTWEQITIPPSRGVARSLLEKTFAAGKTAPYELAFNTKSAHVVHVEVTLWTVPSADGATIVQGMARDISNFREQQAKAEFQQNLVHALLENSPDAIYFKDLQSRFIEFSNAMCAKYQLTRDQIMGTTDFDHHQTAHASRAFADEQEIICTGEPIVGKVEREGEKDGSESWVLTAKMPFRNSAGEIIGTFGISKDISKIKAAEAKLEQVHKQLLAASHQAGRAEVATSVLHNVGNVLNSVNVSSLLVAQKIRNSKIGSLGKMASLLQEQNGHLTEFVANDPRGKQLPEYLSGLAARLANEQRDVLTELDDMNKNVEHIKEIVAMQQSYARISGVAESAGVIDLVEDAIRMNVGAMERHSVQLVREYSSEPVIMVEKHKVLQILVNLIRNAKYALDDGSPKQKLMTLKVGTNAGGLAIIQVMDNGIGIPQENLTRIFAHGFTTRKDGHGFGLHSGALAAKELGGSLTVESAGIGHGATFTLELPLQPKEKAGA, encoded by the coding sequence ATGCACGACGTAAAGCCACACCCTAATGGGACGATTGTAGGCACTCATCCGGAACCGATTCCCCAATCTGGTTTCGTCGCTTCATCTGACGCCACGCGGCGACCGAGCGAGCCTCAACCCGCGTTCGCAACGTCAGCGATTTTTGAAAATGCCCCGCACTGGTTTTACACGCTCGATGCTTCCGGAAATTTTTTGGATCTCAATCCCAGCGCCTTGAAATCGCTCGGCTATTCTCGCGATGAAGCGCGTTCACTCACCTGGGAGCAAATCACCATTCCACCCTCGCGCGGGGTCGCCCGCAGCCTGCTCGAAAAAACTTTTGCCGCTGGAAAAACCGCTCCCTACGAACTCGCCTTCAACACGAAATCCGCTCACGTCGTCCATGTCGAAGTCACTCTCTGGACGGTGCCGAGCGCGGACGGCGCGACCATCGTGCAAGGCATGGCGCGGGACATCTCGAATTTTCGTGAGCAACAGGCCAAGGCCGAGTTTCAGCAAAATCTGGTGCACGCCCTGTTGGAAAATTCCCCCGACGCCATTTATTTCAAGGACCTGCAATCGCGATTCATCGAGTTCAGCAACGCCATGTGCGCCAAGTATCAACTCACCCGCGATCAGATCATGGGAACCACGGATTTCGACCATCATCAAACTGCCCACGCCAGCCGCGCGTTTGCCGACGAACAGGAAATCATCTGCACCGGCGAGCCCATCGTCGGAAAAGTCGAGCGTGAAGGGGAAAAGGACGGCAGCGAATCCTGGGTGCTCACGGCGAAGATGCCGTTCCGCAACAGCGCCGGTGAAATCATCGGCACCTTCGGCATCTCCAAGGATATTTCCAAAATCAAAGCCGCCGAGGCGAAACTGGAGCAGGTCCACAAGCAACTATTGGCCGCCTCGCATCAGGCCGGTCGCGCGGAAGTGGCCACCAGTGTTTTGCACAATGTGGGCAACGTGCTCAACAGCGTGAATGTTTCGAGCCTCCTCGTGGCGCAAAAAATTCGGAATTCAAAAATCGGCAGCCTCGGCAAGATGGCCTCGCTCTTGCAGGAGCAGAACGGCCACCTCACGGAATTTGTCGCAAACGACCCGCGCGGAAAACAATTACCCGAATACCTTTCCGGCCTCGCCGCGCGCCTTGCCAACGAGCAGAGAGACGTTCTCACCGAACTCGACGACATGAATAAAAACGTCGAGCACATCAAGGAAATCGTCGCGATGCAGCAAAGCTATGCCCGCATATCCGGCGTGGCGGAATCGGCCGGCGTCATTGATTTGGTCGAGGACGCCATCCGCATGAACGTCGGCGCGATGGAACGTCACAGCGTGCAACTCGTCCGCGAATATTCCAGCGAACCGGTGATCATGGTCGAGAAACACAAGGTCTTGCAGATTTTGGTGAATCTCATTCGCAACGCGAAGTACGCGCTCGATGACGGCAGCCCCAAACAAAAATTGATGACGCTCAAGGTCGGCACGAATGCCGGTGGCCTCGCGATCATTCAGGTCATGGATAATGGCATCGGCATTCCGCAGGAAAATCTCACACGCATTTTCGCGCACGGTTTCACCACCCGCAAAGACGGTCACGGTTTCGGCCTGCACAGCGGCGCGCTCGCGGCGAAAGAATTGGGCGGAAGCTTGACGGTCGAAAGCGCGGGCATCGGCCACGGCGCGACCTTCACGCTGGAATTACCTTTGCAACCCAAAGAAAAGGCCGGCGCGTGA
- a CDS encoding SGNH/GDSL hydrolase family protein: MNSRRTQILAQAALAAAAIYTACLITLPWCSLLGLAILSVAAIAAQVAPARFIGLGKLAWSATTLVVAIFLANLHRIALADLHAFVAGQIAVVVFFTACQTGVGKTKSIWNALGMFWAFSGVLILLIVSYLADQPGQFYFALATGLFLLVLCRICFRLRAFGIQFVNTLILFFAVFPAADLAIQFKARHDMNWSQEKYYSYEAAKKNPGGYVLWTRYYIEQWNKMMHECMEVDPNQFAPFRFRPDTQGHIFHSLVVINHKGFRGPEIPDEKGNTYRIVALGESTTWGCTLNQDDRPWPEILEQLIRERLHPARPVEVINAGVPGMALPGNVRRLTAEILALKPDMIISYHGFNGFSMLDHDMPPYMAKPPPYYLERPLRLIGDLEYGIKMTRYKKKLLSAPVHDHPSSIPPMQSDYAKAYRELIQITQTNGIRLVLANYSMAVNTNSEPALIDFYEQTVPRTFNAMRANLAHTEIVQELAKENPEICFVDTHPNFDGQHQYFVDLIHFTQAGRQHLAETFFAGIKTTLATDLAKNNGGILTNIRN, from the coding sequence GTGAATTCTCGGCGCACGCAAATCCTCGCGCAAGCCGCACTGGCCGCTGCCGCCATTTATACCGCCTGCCTGATCACTTTGCCTTGGTGCAGTCTGTTAGGCTTGGCAATTCTGAGTGTCGCCGCAATCGCCGCTCAAGTTGCACCGGCAAGATTCATCGGCCTTGGGAAACTCGCATGGAGCGCCACGACACTGGTGGTTGCAATTTTTTTGGCAAATCTGCACCGCATAGCACTCGCTGATTTACACGCGTTCGTGGCCGGGCAAATCGCCGTCGTCGTTTTCTTTACCGCCTGTCAAACCGGCGTCGGTAAAACGAAATCCATTTGGAACGCGCTGGGAATGTTTTGGGCATTCTCCGGGGTTTTGATTTTACTGATCGTTTCCTATCTGGCGGACCAGCCCGGACAATTTTATTTTGCCTTGGCCACCGGCTTGTTCCTTCTGGTTTTATGCCGAATATGCTTCCGGTTGCGAGCCTTCGGTATCCAGTTTGTAAATACCTTGATATTATTTTTCGCCGTTTTTCCCGCCGCCGATTTGGCCATCCAATTCAAAGCGCGGCATGACATGAATTGGTCGCAGGAAAAATATTATTCCTACGAAGCGGCAAAGAAGAATCCCGGCGGCTACGTGCTCTGGACTCGTTACTATATCGAGCAATGGAATAAAATGATGCACGAGTGCATGGAGGTTGACCCTAACCAATTCGCGCCTTTCCGTTTTCGACCTGACACCCAAGGCCATATTTTCCACAGCCTGGTCGTGATCAATCACAAAGGATTTCGCGGCCCGGAAATTCCTGACGAAAAAGGCAATACTTATCGCATCGTCGCCCTCGGCGAATCCACCACTTGGGGTTGTACTTTGAACCAGGACGACCGTCCGTGGCCGGAAATATTGGAACAACTCATTCGCGAACGCCTGCACCCGGCGCGTCCGGTGGAAGTGATCAATGCCGGGGTTCCCGGCATGGCATTGCCCGGCAACGTCCGCCGATTGACCGCCGAAATACTGGCGCTAAAGCCCGACATGATTATTTCGTATCACGGCTTCAATGGCTTCTCGATGCTCGATCACGATATGCCCCCGTACATGGCGAAACCTCCGCCCTATTATCTGGAGCGTCCCTTGAGGCTGATCGGCGATCTTGAATATGGGATCAAAATGACTCGCTATAAAAAAAAGCTATTGTCCGCGCCCGTTCACGACCATCCGAGTTCCATTCCTCCGATGCAAAGCGATTATGCGAAGGCCTACCGGGAATTGATTCAAATCACCCAAACCAATGGCATCCGCCTCGTGCTTGCCAATTACTCGATGGCGGTGAATACGAACAGCGAACCCGCGCTCATTGATTTCTACGAGCAAACCGTTCCACGAACATTTAATGCCATGCGCGCCAACCTTGCGCATACTGAAATCGTCCAGGAACTCGCGAAAGAAAATCCCGAAATCTGCTTCGTTGACACCCATCCCAATTTCGACGGCCAGCACCAATACTTCGTTGACCTAATCCACTTCACCCAGGCAGGACGCCAGCACCTGGCCGAAACCTTTTTCGCCGGCATCAAAACCACCCTGGCGACAGATTTGGCAAAAAATAACGGCGGAATTTTGACCAACATCCGTAATTAA
- a CDS encoding PIN domain-containing protein: MRTFLDSGVLLHGWRETALADAAMQVMDDGTRDFFTSQMVRLELLPKARFEKRLREIAFYEAHFSDCKACEPLSEGLGREAEKLAAHYGLAGPDALQIAAAIWQGVEEFYTSERPGKPMFRVKEIKVVSLFSLLT; this comes from the coding sequence TTGAGAACCTTTTTGGATAGCGGCGTTTTGTTGCACGGCTGGCGGGAAACGGCGCTGGCCGACGCTGCCATGCAGGTCATGGATGACGGCACGCGTGACTTTTTCACGTCCCAGATGGTTCGTTTGGAATTGCTGCCAAAGGCGCGATTTGAGAAACGTCTGCGAGAGATTGCCTTTTACGAAGCCCATTTTTCTGATTGCAAAGCGTGTGAACCTTTAAGCGAGGGCCTTGGCCGGGAAGCTGAAAAGCTGGCCGCGCATTATGGTTTAGCTGGCCCCGACGCGTTGCAAATCGCCGCAGCCATCTGGCAAGGCGTGGAAGAATTTTATACTTCAGAAAGGCCGGGCAAGCCGATGTTCCGAGTGAAAGAAATCAAGGTGGTTTCCCTGTTCTCGTTGTTGACGTAA